The Pseudomonas sp. G2-4 genome window below encodes:
- a CDS encoding ABC transporter permease has product MHTLSHIWRLGLKELTSLRYDSVLLLFLGYAFTVAIYMPAAGSVIGVHNASVAIVDEDQSHLSRELAQVLRPPEFQTPVALPYAELDKVMDSGRYTFVINVPANFQADLLAGREPALQLNVDATAMSQAFMGAGYIGRIFQQELLTYSGQTQTSEQTPVRLTTRALFNTNLEGGWFLAVIQIVNNITILAIILTGTALLREREHGTLDHLLVLPLTALEIMLAKIWSNMLVVVVCTWASLEIIVKFALGVPLAGSMLLFLLVTALYLFASTALGIFLATLARSTPQFGLLSIPVIIPMLLLSGGSTPLDSMPQWLQWVMQGSPSTHFVSLSAAILFRDAGVEVVWPDMLALAVIGLLFFAIALGRFRKSLAS; this is encoded by the coding sequence ATGCATACGCTTTCACATATCTGGCGTCTTGGGCTCAAGGAGCTGACCAGCCTGCGGTACGACTCCGTCCTGCTGCTGTTTCTGGGCTACGCCTTCACCGTGGCGATCTATATGCCGGCGGCGGGTTCGGTGATCGGCGTCCACAACGCCAGCGTAGCGATCGTGGATGAAGACCAGAGCCACCTCTCACGCGAGCTGGCCCAGGTCCTGCGACCGCCGGAATTTCAAACCCCGGTAGCACTGCCCTATGCCGAACTGGACAAAGTCATGGACAGTGGCCGCTACACCTTTGTCATCAACGTGCCCGCCAACTTCCAGGCCGACCTGCTCGCCGGACGCGAACCGGCGCTGCAACTAAACGTCGATGCCACAGCAATGAGCCAGGCGTTCATGGGCGCCGGTTACATCGGGCGGATTTTCCAGCAGGAACTGCTGACCTACAGCGGCCAGACGCAAACGAGCGAACAAACGCCCGTGAGGCTGACCACCCGCGCACTGTTCAACACCAACCTTGAGGGCGGATGGTTTCTGGCGGTGATCCAGATCGTCAACAACATTACGATCCTGGCCATCATCCTGACGGGGACCGCATTGCTGCGCGAGCGTGAGCACGGCACCCTCGATCACTTGTTGGTGCTACCGCTGACAGCGCTGGAAATCATGCTGGCAAAGATCTGGAGCAACATGCTGGTGGTGGTGGTGTGCACCTGGGCATCGCTGGAAATCATCGTCAAGTTCGCATTGGGAGTCCCGCTTGCCGGCTCCATGTTGCTGTTCCTGCTGGTGACCGCGCTCTACCTGTTCGCCAGTACCGCCCTGGGTATCTTCCTTGCCACCCTGGCCCGTTCGACGCCGCAGTTCGGTTTACTGTCGATCCCGGTCATCATCCCGATGCTGCTGTTGTCGGGCGGCAGCACGCCGCTGGACAGCATGCCGCAATGGCTGCAATGGGTGATGCAGGGCTCGCCATCGACCCATTTCGTCAGCCTCAGCGCGGCGATTCTGTTCCGTGACGCAGGGGTTGAGGTGGTCTGGCCGGACATGCTGGCGCTGGCGGTCATCGGGCTTTTGTTCTTTGCCATCGCCCTGGGGCGGTTTCGCAAAAGCCTGGCGTCTTGA
- a CDS encoding flagellar basal body-associated protein FliL, whose protein sequence is MKARIMLMLALSLPVVAMAEEAKEAKEGEAPKVSYITLSPPFVGNYGLDGTAKLKVYKADVALRVTGDAAAAAVKANEPLIRNQLVALFAQQTTEGMNNLEAKEKLRQEALKQTQQVMNDETGKPMVDDLLFNNLIIQ, encoded by the coding sequence GTGAAAGCGCGGATCATGTTGATGCTGGCCCTGTCGTTGCCTGTGGTAGCGATGGCCGAAGAGGCCAAGGAAGCGAAGGAAGGCGAGGCACCGAAGGTCAGTTACATCACCCTCAGCCCTCCGTTCGTGGGCAATTATGGCTTGGACGGTACAGCGAAGCTGAAGGTCTACAAGGCCGACGTGGCCCTGCGCGTGACCGGCGATGCCGCCGCCGCAGCGGTGAAGGCCAACGAGCCGCTGATTCGTAACCAGTTGGTGGCGCTGTTCGCCCAGCAGACCACTGAGGGCATGAATAATCTGGAGGCCAAGGAAAAGCTGCGCCAGGAAGCGTTGAAGCAGACCCAGCAGGTCATGAACGACGAAACCGGCAAGCCGATGGTGGATGATCTGTTGTTCAACAACCTGATCATTCAATAA
- a CDS encoding NADPH:quinone oxidoreductase family protein, producing MKAVLCKEFGPAESLVLEDVASPVAKKNEVLLDVHAAGVNFPDTLIIEGKYQFKPPFPFSPGGEAAGVVSAVGEKVSHLKVGDRVMALTGWGSFAEQVAVPGYNVLPIPASMDFNTAAAFSMTYGTSMHALKQRANLQPGETLLVLGASGGVGLAAVEIGKAMGARVIAAASSAEKLAVAKAAGADELINYSETSLKDEIKRLTDGQGADVIYDPVGGDLFDQAIRAIAWNGRLLVVGFASGRIPELPVNLALLKGAAVVGVFWGSFAQRQPQDNAANFQQLFGWFAEGKLKPLVSQLYPLSNAAQAINDLGQRKAVGKVVVQVR from the coding sequence ATGAAAGCCGTGCTGTGCAAAGAATTCGGCCCCGCCGAATCGCTGGTGCTGGAAGACGTCGCCAGCCCTGTCGCAAAGAAGAACGAAGTGCTGCTGGATGTGCACGCCGCCGGGGTGAATTTCCCTGACACGCTGATCATCGAGGGCAAGTATCAATTCAAACCACCTTTCCCGTTTTCCCCCGGTGGCGAAGCAGCGGGCGTTGTCAGCGCGGTGGGCGAAAAAGTCAGCCACCTGAAGGTCGGTGACCGGGTCATGGCATTGACCGGCTGGGGCAGCTTTGCCGAACAGGTGGCAGTACCGGGCTACAACGTGCTGCCGATCCCGGCGTCCATGGACTTCAACACCGCTGCTGCCTTCAGCATGACCTACGGCACCTCGATGCATGCCCTCAAGCAACGGGCCAATCTGCAACCTGGCGAAACCCTGCTGGTGCTCGGCGCATCTGGCGGGGTCGGCCTCGCGGCGGTGGAAATCGGCAAGGCCATGGGCGCCCGGGTGATCGCGGCCGCCAGCAGCGCGGAAAAGCTCGCCGTGGCCAAGGCGGCGGGCGCCGATGAATTGATCAACTACAGCGAAACCAGCCTCAAGGACGAAATCAAGCGCCTCACCGATGGCCAAGGCGCCGATGTGATCTACGACCCAGTGGGCGGCGACCTGTTCGACCAAGCCATCCGCGCCATCGCCTGGAATGGCCGGCTGTTGGTAGTCGGCTTCGCCAGCGGGCGCATACCCGAACTGCCGGTGAACCTGGCCCTGCTCAAGGGTGCCGCCGTAGTGGGCGTGTTCTGGGGCTCCTTCGCCCAGCGCCAGCCCCAGGACAATGCCGCCAACTTCCAGCAATTGTTCGGTTGGTTCGCCGAGGGCAAGCTCAAGCCTTTGGTTTCGCAGCTGTACCCACTGAGCAACGCGGCCCAAGCGATCAATGACCTGGGGCAGCGCAAGGCCGTGGGGAAGGTGGTTGTGCAGGTGCGTTGA
- a CDS encoding energy transducer TonB: MLLLCLCGASWAADVLLVPENNPKPVYPTALARTGVMGGVRVGFTVHADGHVDEIAILQSDHPDFADAARKAVDQWRFKPWTVDNDHPAQAQAVAPMEFRLDDVPLDANKWIKTWRCSEINAHARDQLFLLDLLPFDYTRRYLSNVFFVKQLPDAERLALIAKFNRHVPWIVQRCGSYPASRYVRMLPKEVRELL, translated from the coding sequence ATGCTGTTGCTGTGTTTGTGCGGTGCGAGTTGGGCGGCTGATGTGCTGTTGGTGCCCGAGAACAATCCCAAGCCGGTCTACCCGACGGCCCTCGCCCGAACAGGCGTCATGGGGGGGGTGAGGGTTGGCTTCACGGTGCATGCCGACGGCCATGTCGATGAGATTGCGATTCTGCAGAGCGATCATCCCGACTTTGCCGACGCCGCACGAAAGGCCGTGGACCAGTGGCGCTTCAAGCCCTGGACAGTGGACAACGACCATCCTGCGCAGGCGCAAGCCGTGGCGCCGATGGAGTTCCGCCTGGATGACGTGCCCCTTGACGCTAATAAATGGATCAAGACCTGGCGATGTTCGGAGATCAATGCGCATGCCAGGGACCAGCTGTTTCTGCTGGACCTGCTGCCTTTCGATTACACGCGTCGTTACCTGTCCAATGTGTTTTTTGTGAAACAGCTTCCGGATGCCGAACGGTTGGCCCTGATCGCCAAATTCAATCGGCACGTGCCCTGGATCGTACAGCGTTGCGGGAGCTACCCGGCGTCGCGGTATGTGCGAATGTTGCCAAAGGAGGTGCGTGAGTTGCTTTAG
- the glpT gene encoding glycerol-3-phosphate transporter has translation MFAFFRPAAHQASLPEEEIDSTYRRLRWQIFAGIFIGYAGYYLLRKNFSLAMPYLIDEGYTRGQLGLAMSAIAIAYGLSKFLMGLVSDRSNPRYFLPFGLLVSAGVMFVFGFAPWATSSVTMMFILLFINGWAQGMGWPPSGRTMVHWWSQKERGGVVSVWNVAHNVGGGLIGPLFLLGMGWFNDWHAAFYVPATVALAVAVFAFMTMRDTPQSVGLPPIEKYKNDYPEGYDASHEDEFSAKEIFVKYVLRNKMLWYIAMANVFVYLLRYGVLDWAPTYLKEAKGFTVDKSSWAYFFYEWAGIPGTLLCGWMSDKIFRGNRGLTGMVFMALVTVATLVYWLNPAGNPTVDMIALVSIGFLIYGPVMLIGLQALELAPKKAAGTAAGFTGLFGYLGGSVAASAAMGYTVDHFGWDGGFVLLIGACLLAMVFLAPTLWHKQIASQSREAVA, from the coding sequence ATGTTTGCTTTCTTTCGTCCTGCCGCTCATCAGGCGTCCCTGCCTGAAGAAGAAATAGACAGCACCTACCGACGCCTTCGCTGGCAGATCTTCGCCGGCATTTTCATTGGCTACGCAGGGTATTACCTGCTGCGCAAGAACTTTTCCCTGGCCATGCCGTACCTGATCGATGAGGGTTATACCCGGGGTCAGTTGGGCCTGGCCATGTCGGCCATCGCCATCGCCTATGGGCTTTCGAAGTTTCTGATGGGCCTGGTGTCCGACCGCTCCAATCCGCGCTACTTCCTGCCGTTCGGCTTGCTGGTCTCGGCAGGGGTGATGTTCGTGTTCGGTTTCGCGCCTTGGGCGACGTCCAGCGTGACCATGATGTTCATCCTGCTGTTCATCAACGGCTGGGCCCAAGGCATGGGCTGGCCGCCAAGTGGGCGAACCATGGTGCACTGGTGGTCACAGAAAGAACGCGGCGGCGTGGTCTCGGTGTGGAACGTGGCGCACAACGTCGGCGGCGGCCTGATTGGCCCGCTGTTCCTGCTGGGGATGGGCTGGTTCAATGACTGGCACGCGGCATTCTATGTGCCCGCTACCGTAGCGCTGGCCGTGGCCGTATTTGCCTTCATGACCATGCGCGATACCCCGCAATCGGTGGGGCTGCCGCCGATCGAGAAATACAAGAACGACTATCCGGAAGGCTACGACGCCAGTCACGAGGACGAATTCAGCGCCAAAGAAATCTTCGTCAAGTATGTGCTGCGCAATAAAATGCTCTGGTACATCGCCATGGCCAACGTGTTTGTTTATCTGCTGCGCTACGGCGTGCTCGACTGGGCGCCGACCTACCTCAAGGAAGCGAAAGGCTTCACGGTGGATAAAAGCTCCTGGGCCTACTTCTTCTACGAGTGGGCAGGCATTCCCGGCACGCTGCTGTGCGGCTGGATGTCGGACAAGATCTTCCGCGGCAACCGTGGCCTGACGGGCATGGTGTTCATGGCACTGGTGACCGTGGCAACGCTGGTGTACTGGCTCAACCCGGCCGGTAACCCGACCGTCGACATGATCGCCCTGGTTTCCATCGGCTTCCTGATCTACGGCCCGGTGATGTTGATCGGTCTGCAAGCATTGGAACTGGCACCGAAGAAAGCCGCCGGTACTGCTGCGGGCTTCACGGGTCTGTTTGGATACCTGGGGGGCTCGGTCGCGGCCAGCGCCGCCATGGGCTACACCGTGGACCATTTCGGCTGGGACGGTGGTTTTGTGCTGTTGATCGGTGCCTGTCTGCTGGCGATGGTGTTCCTCGCGCCAACCCTATGGCACAAGCAAATCGCCAGTCAGAGCCGCGAAGCGGTCGCCTGA